TATAGAGCGGTTATTTAGTAACCTTTCTAAAAGGGAGCCCTCAATTCGTAATTCGTAATTCGTAATTCGTAATTATTTTTTTCCTGCCAACATAGGCACAAAGGAGAAATTGTCAAACAGCTCCTGTTCTGTTTCCGTATCACTGATTTTGGTGATACGCAGCATCCGCTGCACTTCCTGGCCGCCTACCGGGATCACCATTTTACCGCCGATCTTTAATTGCTGCACCAGTTTCTCGGGAATATGTGGCGCTGCCGCCGTTACCAGTACCTTGTCAAAAGGCGCATAGGAAGGCAGCCCTTCGTAGCCATCGCCATAAAACAGGCGCAGGTTAGGGTATTTGCTTTTGAAAGGAAAGGCTTTTACCTGGTCGAACAGGCGTTTCTGGCGTTCAATGGTAAAAACGTTCATCTTCAACTCCGCCAGTACGCATGCCTGGTAGCAGCTGCCGGTACCGATCTCCAGTATTTTCTCATATGGCCGGGGCTCCAGTAGCTGCGTCTGATAGGCTACCGTATAAGGCTGGGAAATCGTTTGGCCCTCTCCGATAGGAAAGGCCCTGTCATCATATGCTATGCTCTCGAAAGCCGTATCAAGGAAAAAATGCCGGGGGATGTTGCCGATAGCCGCCAATACATTTTCGTCAGTAATACCTTTCTGACGGATACTATCAACCAGCTGTTTGCGTAATCCTTTTTGTTTATAAGTATCTTCATACCGCCTCATGCCGCAAAATTAACCATTCACCAACGATTTTCAATGATTTTGGTCAGCCGGAATTTCCCACATTCGTTTTTTTATTTTTACTTTACAGCCTGGCCGGGCTATAAAGGCCCCGAAAAACAATACGATTATGGATATAAATATTCAAAACAAAGTATCGCAATGGCTCAATGGCAACTATGACGCCGAAACCATTGCCACACTGAAAAAGATGCAGGAGGGCAACCCCGATGACCTCAATGATGCTTTTTATCGTAATCTCGAGTTTGGTACCGGTGGATTAAGAGGAATTATGGGCGTAGGTACCAACCGCATGAATAAATATACCGTCGGCATGGCCACGCAGGGCTTCGCCAACTATCTGAAAAAGGCGTTCGATGGCGAAGTGAAAGTGGCCATCGCGCACGACAGCCGCAACAATTCCCGCTTTTTTGCCGAAACTGTTGCCAACGTATTTGCGGCCAACGGCATTAAAGTGTTTCTCTTTGAAAGCCTCCGCCCCACGCCGGAGCTCTCTTTCGCTATCCGTCACCTGCAATGCCAGGGCGGCGTGGTGCTCACCGCCTCCCACAACCCGAAAGAATACAACGGCTATAAAGCTTACTGGAACGATGGCGCTCAGCTGGTGCCCCCGCACGATAAGAACGTCATCCGTGAAGTGGAAAGCATCCTCTCCCCTGATGATGTAAAATGGACCGGTGGCGAAGCCAATATCACCCTCATCGGCAAAGAAGTGGACGAAGCCTACCTCAAAGAATTACAGGGCCTGTCCATCAACCCGGAGATCAACAAACAACAGCACGACCTGAAGATCGTTTATACGCCGATCCATGGCACCGGTATCACCATGGTGCCGGAAATACTGCAACGCTTCGGCTTCACCAACGTGAACATTGTAGCGGAACAGTCCACTCCTGACGGCAATTTCCCTACCGTGGTATATCCTAACCCGGAAGAGTCTGAAGCGCTGACCCTTGGCCTCAAAAAGGCCAAAGAGCTGGACGCGGACATCCTGCTGGGCACAGACCCTGACGCTGACCGTGTAGGCATTGCCGTGAAAGACCTCAAAGGCGAATGGGTACTGCTCAACGGCAACCAGACCGGCGTACTGTTGTTTAACTACATCGTGGAAGGCCGCCGCAGAAAAGGATTGCAGCAGCCTAACGACTTTATCGCGAAAACCGTGGTGACCTCCGACCTCATTGATGTATTCGCCGCTAAAAATGATATCAACTGCTACAATACCCTCACCGGTTTCAAATGGATCGCTGACCTGATCCGTCGGAAAGAGCCACAGGAAACGTTCATCTGCGGCGGAGAAGAATCATATGGTTATATGATCGGTAACAATATCCGGGACAAGGACGCCGTTTCTTCCGTGGCCATGATCTGCGAAATGGCAGCTTATGCCCGCAGCCTGGGCCAGTCACTGTATGAGCTGCTGGTTAATATCTACCTGAAGTACGGCTACTACAAGGAGCACCTGATCTCCATCACCAAAAAAGGCATGAAAGGTGCCGACGAAATCGCTGAAATGATGCGCGGCTACCGTGAAAACCCACCTGCCACCATCAATGGTTCGTCCGTAGTTACACTGTACGACTACCAGCTACAGCAGGTGAAAGATATCAAAACAGGCGAAATCAAACCGCTCGACCTGCCTAAATCCAATGTGCTGCAGTTTGTACTGGCCGATGGCAGCAAAATATCCGCCCGCCCGTCCGGCACCGAACCTAAAATCAAATTCTATTTCAGCGTGAACGCCCCACTCAACAGTGCGGCCAACTTCGATGCGGTTACCGCCGATCTCGATAAAAAGATCGAAGGTATCATCACCGATATGCAACTGAAATAATAAAACATATTCCCATCACAACATTCAAAGAGAATACTGCCAGGTTAACCTTCCTCCCGCGCGGAGGAGGTGCCCTGGCGGGATTCCTGCTCCTCCTGATTTCCCTGACGGCGCCCGCCCAACAAAAGGTGCCTCTTTTCTCCTTACCGGACACCACTATCAAAGAAAGAGTATGGATACTCTCCGGCACTACTGCCGCCATTTATGGCAGCGGGCTGGCAGTACTCAGCTCCGCCTGGTACAAAGGTTATCCCCGCTCCTCCTTTCACTTCTTCAATGATGCAGGAGAATGGAACCAGATGGACAAGGCCGGACATATTTTTGCCGCCTACTTTGAAGGTAAATACAGCCGGGAAATGTGGAGATGGTCCGGCCTGCCGCGTAAACAACAGATCTGGATCGGTGGCCTCAGCGGATTTGCCTATCAGTCAGTCATAGAAGTACTGGACGGGTTCTCTGAAAAATGGGGGTTCTCCTGGAGCGATATGGGCGCCAATGCTATCGGCTCTGCCCTGCTGATCAGCCAGGAGCTGGCATGGGACGAGCAGCGGATACAGCTTAAATTCTCAGCACACCCTAAAAGTTATCCGGAAGGTCCTGTCCGCGAAAAAACAGACCAACTCTTTGGCCACTCTTTCTGGGAAAGAACATTGAAAGATTATAATGCTCAAACGTACTGGTTGTCGGTCAACCTTCACTCCTTCAACAAAAGTTCCACCTGGCTGCCCGGCTGGCTGAACATTGCCGTTGGCTACGGGGCAGAAGGCATGTATGGAGGAGACGATAATACCTGGACGGACGCACATGGCCAGTTCCACGATTACACCCACGTTCGCCGTGTCCGGCAGTTTTACCTGTCGCCCGATGTTGATTTCACCAAAATCCGCAGCCGTAAAAAAGGTGTGCGGGTACTGCTTCAGGTGCTGAACATGATGAAATTCCCCGCCCCTGCCCTTGAAATCAATTCACTGGGCAACGTGAAACTGCATCCTGTATATTTCTAACGGAAATGCCTATTCAAAATAAGCAGCGATGATATCTTCTCCCTGCATTTCCACCAATACCATGTCCTGTAAGGTAGTAGCGAGAGAATAACCCACGAAGTCCACGGACAGCGGGAAAGATTTATGCCGCCTGTCTACCAGCACAGCAGTTTGTATTTTCTTTGGAAGATAAGCCAGCAGGGGCTTCAGAGCGTATAGCATGGTACGGCCGGAGTTGGCCACATCGTCTACCACTACTACCACTTTATCATTAAAATCGATGTCTTCAGAAACTTTTACTTCGCCCGGATGTTGTTTGTCCAGGTGCAGGGAGATGATTTTTGTTTTCAACGGAGAGATCTGTTCCAGCACAGCCGCTATCTTACGGGCTACCACCATGCCTCTGTCCCAGATGCCGGCAAGGATGATCTCAGTGCCGTCGCTGTTCAGTTCATAGATCTCATAAGCGATCCGTTCAATTTTCTTCTGGATGATATCCTGTGTAAGAATAATGTTCCTGCTTTCCATAGGCGCAAAAATAAGAAGTTCAGTTGTAGGAAGATGCTTTTAATAAAAATTTCCCCTTGAAAAGCCGGGAACCAAAAAAAACATAAATTCGGGAGTCAAATCTAAGATAATGCGAATTGTACAAGAGTTACTGTTTATTATTGCCTTCGGGATGGCAGTATACCTATTTTCCACGAAAGTGCGCCAGATAAGGCGGAATATCCTGCTGGGGCGCGATAAAGACCTCAATGACCACCCTGACCTGCGCTGGAAGAACGTACTGTTGCTGGCTTTCGGCCAGAAAAAAATGTTCCGTAACCCGTTGGTGGCCGTGCTGCACTTTTTCGTGTATGCAGGCTTTATCATTATTAATCTGGAGATCCTCGAGATTATCCTGGACGGCATACTGGGCACACATCGTTTATTCGTTCCCGTATTAGGCGGACTATATCCCGTGCTGATCAGTGCTTTTGAAGTGTTGGCCGTACTGGTAACGCTGGGTTGCGCCATCTTCCTGGTACGCAGGAACATCCTGAAGCTCCGGCGGTTTGTGAGCAAAGACCTGAACGGATGGCCGCGTTCCGACGCCAATTACATCCTCCTCACAGAGATTGTGCTGATGCTGCTGTTCCTGACCATGAACACTGCCGATCAACAGATGCAGCTGCGCGGCAGTGAACACTATATCGCCACCGGCAACTTCCTGGTTTCCGGCAGCCTGGCATCGATATTCAACCACACGCCCGACGGCACCCTGATAGCGATAGAGCGCACCTGCTGGTGGCTGCACATACTGGGTATCCTGGCGTTCCTCAACTATCTGCCTTATTCCAAACACCTTCATATTATACTGGCTTTTCCCAATGCGTACTATGCCAGCCTGGAACCGGCAGGCGAAATGGAAAACATGCCTGCCGTACAAAAAGAAGTACAGCTGATGCTGCAGCCTGAACTGGCCGCCAGCGAGCCGGCCCCTGAAGGAATGCCTAAATTTGGCGCCAAAGACGTGTTTGACCTTACCTGGAAAAACCTGCTGGACGCCTACAGTTGCACCGAATGCGGCCGCTGTAGCGCCGCCTGCCCCGCCAACCTCACCGGCAAAGCCCTTTCTCCCCGTAAAATCATGATGGATACCCGCGACCGCGCAGAAGAGATAGGCCGCAACATCAATAAAAACGGGGCTTTCACCGATGACGGCAAAACACTGCTGCGCGACTACATCTCAGAAGAAGAGCTGCGCGCCTGCACCACCTGCAACGCCTGCGTTCAGGAATGTCCGGTGAGCATCAGTCCACTCGATATCATCCTGCAACTGCGCCGCCACCTCGTCATGGAAGAGTCCAGCGCTCCCGCCGAATGGACCGGTATGTTCAGCAATATCGAAAATAACATGGCCCCCTGGAAGTTCAGCATGGACGACCGCGACAAATGGGCCACAGAAATGAATCAATAACGAAAAGCTAAAAGCGAAGAGCTATGCAGATAAAGACAATGGCCACATATGCCGCCAACGGGGAAACACCGGAAATACTGTTTTGGGTAGGTTGCGCCGGCAGCTTCGACCAGCGGGCACAAAAGATCACCAAAGCATTTGCCACCATCCTCGATAAAACAGGCGTTCAGTTTGCCATCCTGGGTAAAGAAGAAAGCTGTACCGGTGATCCGGCCAGAAGAGCGGGCAATGAGTTTATCTTCCAGATGATGGCACAAAACAACATACAGTTGCTCAACATGTATGGCGTGAAAAAAATCGTTACCGCCTGCCCCCACTGCTTTAATATCCTGAAAAATGAATATCCCGCCCTCGGCGGTAATTATGAAGTGATACATCATACCACCTTCCTCCAGTCACTGATCGATGAAGGAAAGATCAAAATGAAAGAAGGCGGTGTTTTCAAAGGCAAAAAAATCACTTATCATGATTCCTGTTACCTGGGCAGGGGCAACAATATTTATGAAGCGCCCCGCAAAGTGCTGGAAACACTGGATGCCGAGCTGGTAGAGATGAAACGTTGCCGCAGTAAAGGCCTTTGCTGCGGAGCCGGCGGCGCCCAGATGTTCAAGGAGGAAGAAAAAGGCACTACCCGCATCAACTTCGAAAGAGGCCATGAAGCCGTAGATACCGGCGCCTCTGTTATTGCTGCCAACTGTCCTTTCTGTATGACCATGCTGACAGACGGAGTGAAAGAGACCGGCAAGGAAGACGAAGTAAAAGTGCTGGATATTGCAGAGCTGATCGCGATGAATATGGAATAAGCACTCATACGACGACTAATTGACTTAAATTTGCATCATGAATATACAAGACATCAATCTCCCTTCCGGGTTTTCTCCGGCTTCAAGGGTTTGGATATATCAGAGCAACAGACCATTCCATGAGCAGGAGATCAAAGAAATCGACGAACAGCTGTTACAATTCACCGAACAGTGGAACGCCCACGGCGCGCCTGTAAAAGGCTGGGGCCGTGTTGTACTGGGCCAGGTGGTGATACTGATAGCAGACGAAACAGAAACAACCGTAAGCGGTTGCAGCACAGATAGCTCGGTGCGGGTGATCAAAAGCATTGAAAAACAGTACAATGTAAATATGTTCGACCGCCTGCTGCTCGGTTTTATTGTGAAAGACAAGGTGCAGCTGCTGCCGATGGCCCAGCTGGGTTACGCCATGGAACAAGGGTTTATCGATGAGAACACCCTTTATCTCAATAATACCGTACTGACCAAAGCCGATCTGGACACGAAGTGGCTGATACCACTGAAAGACAGCTGGCTGAGCGCAAAGATTACACGCAAAGCGGTGTAGGACTTCCCGGAAAACAACGAAAACATTGCATATAAGAGCGAAGACAATAGATTTGCATAAACTATTGTCTTCGCTCTTATTACATATTATAAATTTAACAAAACAAGAGAGTATCAATAAGTTGGCGGGAGATATCTTTGACCAGACGTTTTGAGAAACCGGCATGCACCTGTTGCGTGATGACATAATGTCATTTTTTCCGTTTTAATCCTTATTTTTGCTCTCCAAAATTTTTGTCAGGAATGCTGGACCAGGTTACCAAAGTGCATGATGAGAGCCGTCAGGGAGAAGCTTTTGCTCCCGTGGCGACCGACGACCAAACATATAGGAAAAAATTTTATATAGAAAGCTATGGCTGCGCGATGAATTTCAACGACAGTGAAATCGTTGCGTCCATATTAAACCAGGAAGGATTTGGCGCCACCCGTAACGTGGAGGAAGCTAATCTGATCCTGCTCAATACCTGTTCTATCCGCGAAAAAGCGGAACAGACAGTGCGTAAGCGGCTGACAGAATTCCGGCGGATAAAAAAAGAGACGCCCGGCCTGCTCATCGGTGTGCTGGGTTGTATGGCAGAACGGTTGAAAACGAAGCTGCTGGAAGAAGAGAAGCTGGTAGACATGGTCGTAGGCCCGGATGCCTACCGCAGCCTTCCTTCCCTCATCGCAGAAGCGGAAACAGGCCAGAAGTCAGTGAACGTGTTGCTCAGCCGCGAAGAAACTTATGGAGACATCAGTCCGGTGAGACTGGACAACAACGGGGTTTCCTCCTTTGTGTCTATCATGCGGGGTTGCAACAACATGTGCACCTTCTGTGTGGTGCCTTTTACCCGTGGCCGTGAACGCAGCCGTGACGCGGTTTCTATCGTGAGAGAGGCGGCGGAGCTGTTTGAAAACGGCTACCGCGAAGTGACACTGTTGGGCCAGAACGTAGACTCCTACTACTGGACCAGCGACGATGGCAGCGAAACCGTGACTTTCGCGCAACTGCTGGAGAAAGTAGCGCTCATCAATCCTTTGCTGCGCGTACGTTTCAGCACCTCCCATCCGAAAGACATCACCGACGAGGTGCTCTATACCATGGCCAAACACGAAAACATCTGCAACTATATCCACCTGCCGGTACAAAGTGGCAGCAACAGGATATTACAGCTGATGAACCGGACGTATACCCGTGAATGGTACATGAAGAAAGTGGAGCGCATCCGCGAAATACTTCCCGGCTGCGGATTGTCAACCGATATTATCTGCGGTTTCTGCAGCGAAACAGAAGAGGAGCATCAGGAAACCATGGACATCATGCGGTTTGCCGCTTACGATCTGGCCTATATGTACTTCTATTCCGAACGCCCCGGTACACTGGCACAGCGCCGTTACCAGGACGATATACCGGAAGACGTTAAAAAAAGAAGGCTGGCCGAAGTGGTGGAACTGCACCGGCAACAATCAGAAAAAAGCATGAAAAACGATGTCGGCAAAACCTTCAAAGTGCTGGTAGAAGGCACTTCCAAACGTTCCGAAGAACACCTGTTCGGTCGCAATGACCAAAACAAGGTGATCGTTTTCCCCCGCGAAAACTTTAAAAAGGGCGAATACGTTATGGTAAAGGTGGAGAGCTGTACATCCGGTACACTTATAGGAAACGCAGTACAGTAGCCTGCCCGCTGCTGCCTGCTCATTTTTGGACCATTAAACAATCGGGTTACCACTTATGGACATACAGGCTATTAAAAACAGGTTTGGCATTATCGGAAACAGTCCCGCATTGAACTACGCCCTGCAGGTGGCCGCACAGGTGGCCAATACCGACCTCACCGTACTGATCAACGGGGAGAGCGGCGTAGGTAAAGAAGTATTTTCCCAGATCATCCACGCGCTCAGCGCCCGAAAACATAATCCTTTCATTGCCGTGAACTGCGGCGCCATCCCTGAAGGCACCATCGATTCCGAACTGTTCGGCCACGAAAAAGGTTCCTTCACCGGCGCAGTAGACAGCCGTAAAGGTTATTTTGAAACCGTCAATGGTGGCACCATCTTCCTTGATGAAATCGGAGAAATGCCGCTGGGCACACAAGCCCGCCTGCTCCGTGTACTGGAAACCGGCGAGTATATCCGCGTGGGCTCTTCCAAAGTGCAGAAAACAGATGTCCGCGTGATCGCCGCCACCAATCGTGATCTGCTGGAACGCACCCAACACGGTAAATTCCGGGAGGACCTCTACTACCGCCTCAACACCGTGCCTATCCGCGTACCGGCACTGCGCGACCGCAAAGAGGACATCCCCCTGCTGTTCCGCAAATTCTCCGTCGATTTCTCCGAGAAATATAAAACACCTTCCATCCAGCTGGATGAAGAAGCCCGTCAGATGCTGGTCAATTACCCCTGGCGCGGCAATGTGCGCGAATTGAAAAATATCGCAGAACAAATATCCGTACTGTCGTCTGACAAGCTGGTCACCGCCAACGACCTGAAAAGGTTCCTTCCGGAAATACCGGAAGTCAACAGGCTGCCGATGCTGGCCGCTCCGCAGCAACAACCAGGCGGTGGCGATTTTGCCTCTGAAAGGGACATCCTCTACAAACTTTTCTTCGATATGAAAAAAGATGTGACAGAGGTCAAAAAAATGTTCTTCGACATCCTGCAGAACCCTAATGTGACGCACGCCGCGGAATACCATCCGGAAAGCCATGTGCTGCACAGCTACCCTGCCGCTACTGAAATGGCCGTCCCTTCTCCCGGTATCAACAATACCCAGCCGATCATCCTGGCCGATAATAAAATCGACCACCATGAAGAAGTGGAAGAAACCCTTTCCATTGCCGACAAAGAGAAAGAACTGATCGTGAAAGCGCTGAAGAAACACAAAGGCAAACGCAAGGATGCCGCCCTCGATCTGGGCATTTCCGAAAGAACGCTTTACCGTAAACTCAAAGAATATAACATCGCCGAATAAACGAATTTTTCAGGAACATGACCACTACCATCCGAACATTCATCGCCCTTGCCATGATAGCACTACTGGGCGGTTGCAGTGTACACTACTCCACCACTGGCGCCAGCATCGACAATGAAGCCAAGACGGTGAACGTACGTTTTATTGAGAACAGGGCGCCTATCACCAACCCTACCCTCAGCCAGAAAATCACCCAGAAACTGCGTGATAAAGTCACT
The Chitinophaga varians genome window above contains:
- a CDS encoding protein-L-isoaspartate(D-aspartate) O-methyltransferase — translated: MRRYEDTYKQKGLRKQLVDSIRQKGITDENVLAAIGNIPRHFFLDTAFESIAYDDRAFPIGEGQTISQPYTVAYQTQLLEPRPYEKILEIGTGSCYQACVLAELKMNVFTIERQKRLFDQVKAFPFKSKYPNLRLFYGDGYEGLPSYAPFDKVLVTAAAPHIPEKLVQQLKIGGKMVIPVGGQEVQRMLRITKISDTETEQELFDNFSFVPMLAGKK
- a CDS encoding phospho-sugar mutase, yielding MDINIQNKVSQWLNGNYDAETIATLKKMQEGNPDDLNDAFYRNLEFGTGGLRGIMGVGTNRMNKYTVGMATQGFANYLKKAFDGEVKVAIAHDSRNNSRFFAETVANVFAANGIKVFLFESLRPTPELSFAIRHLQCQGGVVLTASHNPKEYNGYKAYWNDGAQLVPPHDKNVIREVESILSPDDVKWTGGEANITLIGKEVDEAYLKELQGLSINPEINKQQHDLKIVYTPIHGTGITMVPEILQRFGFTNVNIVAEQSTPDGNFPTVVYPNPEESEALTLGLKKAKELDADILLGTDPDADRVGIAVKDLKGEWVLLNGNQTGVLLFNYIVEGRRRKGLQQPNDFIAKTVVTSDLIDVFAAKNDINCYNTLTGFKWIADLIRRKEPQETFICGGEESYGYMIGNNIRDKDAVSSVAMICEMAAYARSLGQSLYELLVNIYLKYGYYKEHLISITKKGMKGADEIAEMMRGYRENPPATINGSSVVTLYDYQLQQVKDIKTGEIKPLDLPKSNVLQFVLADGSKISARPSGTEPKIKFYFSVNAPLNSAANFDAVTADLDKKIEGIITDMQLK
- a CDS encoding DUF2279 domain-containing protein → MPLFSLPDTTIKERVWILSGTTAAIYGSGLAVLSSAWYKGYPRSSFHFFNDAGEWNQMDKAGHIFAAYFEGKYSREMWRWSGLPRKQQIWIGGLSGFAYQSVIEVLDGFSEKWGFSWSDMGANAIGSALLISQELAWDEQRIQLKFSAHPKSYPEGPVREKTDQLFGHSFWERTLKDYNAQTYWLSVNLHSFNKSSTWLPGWLNIAVGYGAEGMYGGDDNTWTDAHGQFHDYTHVRRVRQFYLSPDVDFTKIRSRKKGVRVLLQVLNMMKFPAPALEINSLGNVKLHPVYF
- a CDS encoding phosphoribosyltransferase family protein, translating into MESRNIILTQDIIQKKIERIAYEIYELNSDGTEIILAGIWDRGMVVARKIAAVLEQISPLKTKIISLHLDKQHPGEVKVSEDIDFNDKVVVVVDDVANSGRTMLYALKPLLAYLPKKIQTAVLVDRRHKSFPLSVDFVGYSLATTLQDMVLVEMQGEDIIAAYFE
- a CDS encoding (Fe-S)-binding protein, encoding MRIVQELLFIIAFGMAVYLFSTKVRQIRRNILLGRDKDLNDHPDLRWKNVLLLAFGQKKMFRNPLVAVLHFFVYAGFIIINLEILEIILDGILGTHRLFVPVLGGLYPVLISAFEVLAVLVTLGCAIFLVRRNILKLRRFVSKDLNGWPRSDANYILLTEIVLMLLFLTMNTADQQMQLRGSEHYIATGNFLVSGSLASIFNHTPDGTLIAIERTCWWLHILGILAFLNYLPYSKHLHIILAFPNAYYASLEPAGEMENMPAVQKEVQLMLQPELAASEPAPEGMPKFGAKDVFDLTWKNLLDAYSCTECGRCSAACPANLTGKALSPRKIMMDTRDRAEEIGRNINKNGAFTDDGKTLLRDYISEEELRACTTCNACVQECPVSISPLDIILQLRRHLVMEESSAPAEWTGMFSNIENNMAPWKFSMDDRDKWATEMNQ
- a CDS encoding (Fe-S)-binding protein, translating into MQIKTMATYAANGETPEILFWVGCAGSFDQRAQKITKAFATILDKTGVQFAILGKEESCTGDPARRAGNEFIFQMMAQNNIQLLNMYGVKKIVTACPHCFNILKNEYPALGGNYEVIHHTTFLQSLIDEGKIKMKEGGVFKGKKITYHDSCYLGRGNNIYEAPRKVLETLDAELVEMKRCRSKGLCCGAGGAQMFKEEEKGTTRINFERGHEAVDTGASVIAANCPFCMTMLTDGVKETGKEDEVKVLDIAELIAMNME
- the miaB gene encoding tRNA (N6-isopentenyl adenosine(37)-C2)-methylthiotransferase MiaB, translated to MLDQVTKVHDESRQGEAFAPVATDDQTYRKKFYIESYGCAMNFNDSEIVASILNQEGFGATRNVEEANLILLNTCSIREKAEQTVRKRLTEFRRIKKETPGLLIGVLGCMAERLKTKLLEEEKLVDMVVGPDAYRSLPSLIAEAETGQKSVNVLLSREETYGDISPVRLDNNGVSSFVSIMRGCNNMCTFCVVPFTRGRERSRDAVSIVREAAELFENGYREVTLLGQNVDSYYWTSDDGSETVTFAQLLEKVALINPLLRVRFSTSHPKDITDEVLYTMAKHENICNYIHLPVQSGSNRILQLMNRTYTREWYMKKVERIREILPGCGLSTDIICGFCSETEEEHQETMDIMRFAAYDLAYMYFYSERPGTLAQRRYQDDIPEDVKKRRLAEVVELHRQQSEKSMKNDVGKTFKVLVEGTSKRSEEHLFGRNDQNKVIVFPRENFKKGEYVMVKVESCTSGTLIGNAVQ
- a CDS encoding sigma-54 interaction domain-containing protein; its protein translation is MDIQAIKNRFGIIGNSPALNYALQVAAQVANTDLTVLINGESGVGKEVFSQIIHALSARKHNPFIAVNCGAIPEGTIDSELFGHEKGSFTGAVDSRKGYFETVNGGTIFLDEIGEMPLGTQARLLRVLETGEYIRVGSSKVQKTDVRVIAATNRDLLERTQHGKFREDLYYRLNTVPIRVPALRDRKEDIPLLFRKFSVDFSEKYKTPSIQLDEEARQMLVNYPWRGNVRELKNIAEQISVLSSDKLVTANDLKRFLPEIPEVNRLPMLAAPQQQPGGGDFASERDILYKLFFDMKKDVTEVKKMFFDILQNPNVTHAAEYHPESHVLHSYPAATEMAVPSPGINNTQPIILADNKIDHHEEVEETLSIADKEKELIVKALKKHKGKRKDAALDLGISERTLYRKLKEYNIAE